A region of the bacterium genome:
ACGATATGACTTTGGTGGTGATTACGCGGATGTCTAGGATGATACAACGATGATCGGCAAAACCATCTCCCATTATAAAATTCTTCAAAAGCTTGGTGAGGGCGGTATGGGCGTGGTCTATAAAGCCGAGGATACACAGCTTCGGCGATTGGTCGCGTTGAAATTCTTGCCTGCGTTCATACAAGATGAAATCGCCCGACAGCGCTTCATTCAGGAAGCCCGAGCAGCCTCATCCCTGGATCATCCCAATATCTGTACCATCCACGAGATCGGCCAAGCCCCAGACGGCCAGTTGTTCATTGTGATGGCTTTTTATGAGGGTGAGAATCTGAAAGAAAAACTTGCAGCCGGTCCCCTCCCAGTCGAATTAGCCGTCGATATAACCCGCCAAATCGCCTCCGGATTGCAGAAAGCGCACCAGGCCGGCATCATTCATCGTGATATCAAACCCGCCAATATCATGATCACCCGAGAGGGTAAGGTAAAAATTTTAGATTTTGGACTATCCAAGCTTGCTCGGCAACAACAGATCAGCCAAATCGGGGCGGCACTGGGTACGCCGCCCTATATGTCGCCGGAGCAGGCTTCTGGAGTTGATCTCGACCACCGAACCGATGTCTGGTCTCTGGGAGTTGTTTTGTACGAGATGCTCGTCGGTAGAGTGCCGTTTAAAGCCGATTATGATCAAGCAACAATTTATATGATCGTTAATCAAGAACCGTCCGCAATCAGGAAATTCCGCTCTGATGTTCCCCAATATGTTGAGGACCTATGTCTACAATGCCTTAAAAAAGATAAATCCTCAAGGCCGCAGTCGATGGATGACGTATTGGAATGGCTGAATAAAGAAAAGGCCTCTGAATCTCATCCAGGCCGGCGAAAAGCCGAGCATGGGAAGTCTTTCGCACTGGCGCTTGGTTTTCTTTTTATTTTTATCGTGATTGTAATCGGCTGGCACATTTTTTTTCACGTTTCCCAACCTGAAACAACAAGCCCGAAGGGGTGGCGAGTAGCGGTTCTCCCCTTTCAAGAACAGGCGGATCAACAAAAGACGGATAAGCCTTTGCTCATTCAGTCATTGATTGTCGGAGAGCTGCTCGGCGTTGAGGAGTTGAGGATCATCGATCCGCTGAGTTTAAACGGTTTGATCGAAAGTTCGATCGGAGGATTTGAACCGGCGCAAGAACAATTATTGTATCGCGCGCTTCGCAAAATTGACGTCTCTTTTCTCATCCATGGTTCTTTAAATAAAACGGGAAGCAGCTATTTCATGCAATCGCGCATCATCGATCTGTCAACGGCTGAAATTATTTTTAGCAACAGCATAGTTCTGGCAAACGATAAAGATCTTTTCCCCGCCGTGAAAACCTTATCGCAAAAAATGTTGTATGGTTTTCAAATAAAAGTCTTGACCTGCAATAAAGAAAAAGATTTGCGTCCATGGCTCAAGTACGGGTCACAAAATTATCAAGCCGTGCAGTCTTTTATCCAGGCCAATCAGTACAATTATCGACGGGAAGACAACTTGGCGGAGGAGTCTCTTCGCCACGCGATCGAGCTCGATTCGTCTTTTATTTCTCCGCGTATCTGGCTCATTTCTAAACTGGTGGAGCGAGGGGAGCGGCAGGAAGCCTCCCATCATTATTCGCGACTGTTGGCTCTCCAACCTTACGCCGGTCCCTTTGAGCAGGTCATGATTCAATGGGCCGGCGCTTGCCTGGCCGACGATATGGCTTTGCAGGAACGCTATTTGACAATTGCATTGGATTATTTCCCACAAAATAATGTTTTACTCTATTCGCTCGCTCGCGTTCGTTATATTCTGGCTGATTATCAAGGAAGTCTTGAAGCTTCGAATGAGATGATTAACATGAAATGGCAATACTCTTCAGCCTTTTATCTCTCCGCGGCGAATTATTATCAGCTCGGTATGAATACAGAGGCGGAGAAAATGCTGAGGCAAGCGCTCTCGATCAGGCCGGTTGAACCTCATGTCTTCAGCTTGATGGCCAGGGTATGTATTGAAAAGGGCGAAACAACCGAGGCTGAGGAGTATGAAAACAGATATCTTTCGAGCGTTCGCGAGCGGAAAATTCCGCTGGCAAGATTGTATGCCGATCTCGCTCTGCAGAATTACGATTTGCAAAGGTATGATTCGGCCGTCAAGTATTATCGTTTGGCCATCAAAAATGACCGTGAGCGTGCCGAATATCACAAGGGACTGGCCGATGCGTTGTATTGCAAAGGATCGACCGGAGCGGCGATCGATGAGTATCTCAACACCCTAAGGTTGGATTCGAACAGTGTTGATTCGCATTATAAGCTCGGCCAAATTTTTGATCAGGAGGAGAAAATTCAACAGGCCGTTTTTCATTATTTACATTATCTGAAGTACGATTCTTCCGGCGCTCATGCGGCCGCAGTTAGAAAACGGCTGTCGCTGTTACAGCCTTAACTCTCATTTAGTCAAGGAGGGTAAAATGAAAAAGCGCAAGTCAATGGTAAAAAGATCCGGCATGGCAGGCGTCTATGCTAGAGCTTGCACAGATCGAAAATTTCTCAATGCCCTGCTTAAAAACCCGGATCAAGCCATAGAAAAAGCAGCGATCCGAGTGAGTAAGGGAGATCGGGCAAACTTGGCAAAGCTGCTCGGCACCAAAGTCGAAATGAACCTCTCTGATCTTTTGAAATATTTGAACAAGTTCTATGTCAATAGCATAGAAAAGGGAACAATACCACCGCCTCCTCCGCCGCCTTGGGATCCGCTGAAGAAACAGAAGGTTCTCCCTGAGATCTCGACGCAGCTTACGGAGCCCAAGATCGAAGAATGAGCTTGCTCGGTACGATGCTCCGGAATCGGTCACCTCAGCTTTGTATTAACAACTTTGGAGGAGAGTGCATCACCTTTTCCTCACACTAGAAATCCGCTTGAAAGTCTTTATTCGATCGTGGCCGCCTTTTCTGGCAAAAGAGTTTACTGAGTATTACATCTGTTTGCAAAGTAAAGCCCAGAAATACGGTGTATCACAGCGGAAAGGTTTTAATTATCCCTATTGGCTGCTCCTGCCGATTTGGCTGCAATCCCGATACGCCAAAACCGACAAGAGGAACGATAAGAGGTTTTTAAAGGACGTACTCTGGGTGCAATATTGTCTGTTTCTCGTTTTACGCATTCAAGACGATCTTTTCGACCGTCATACGCATCGTCTTGCCCTGATCTTTGCCGCTAATCTTTTCTTATTAGAAGTAAAAAGAGGGTTGGAGCCCTATTTCGATGCCGGAAGTTGTTTCTGGAAAACATGGGATCATTCCTTGCAAACCAGCACCAGAGCCATTGTGGAAATCGCGACTCTACAATATAGCAAGCAGAGCGCTCCGCAAAAATTGATATCTGAATATCGAAAGGTGGCCAGCATCTTTAATATTGGAACGGTTGCCTATTGCCTTCGTTACCGTCGCCTGAAAGAGCTTCCCTTGTTGGAGAAATTTATCGCCGAGATGGCTGTTGCCGGACAATTGATGGATGACCTGCAAGACATGAAACAAGATTTAGACGACGGAAAATACAATTATGCAGTAAAGCGAATATTGCAGCGAAGCGGCCGATCCATGGTCAAGCCTAACAAGGTAAGGCGTGCTCTTGTCCATGCCATTCTGTTGACCGACGGTCTGGAGCTTTTTTTCAAAGAAATCGGCAAACATTTGGTCATCGCCCGAAAACCTGTCGCCCAACTCGATTTGGCTGAAGCCTTGAGCTTGGTACAATCGCATCTCGAGGGAGTGGAATGGATCCAAAATCATTTAAGGCGGAAGTGTATAGATATTTTCTTTAAAAATAATTAACTTGCTTGTGGCTCAAGTTTTTATTATACTATTTTTTTTATATGAATTGAGATCTATGCTGTTAATCCAAGCAGGAGTCTATCCTATGATTGAAGAGATCAAAGCCCGCCAGCTCGACACCGAGCAGTTCATCAAGGAAAAAACCCGTGAAATCCGCGAGATCGTCGGTGACGGCATGGCGCTCAACGCCCTGTCGGGCGGCGTCGACTCGTCCACCGTCACCCTGCTTGGCTACAAGGCGCTGAAAAAGAGGCTTAAAACCGTTTTTATCGACAACGGCTTGATGCGCGCTCATGAATCGGAGCAGGTGGTCGCGTTATTCAAGAAGCTGGGAGTGAAAGTTGAGGTGGTCGATGCGCAGGAAGAGTTTTTCGCTGCGCTGAAGGGGCTTACGGATCCGGAGCAAAAGCGGGAGGCCATTACCCAGACCTTTTACAAGCAAGTGTTCGGTCGCATCGTGCGCGACAGCGGCGCCAAGTTCCTGCTGCAGGGCACCATCCTCACGGATGTGGA
Encoded here:
- a CDS encoding protein kinase, which produces MIGKTISHYKILQKLGEGGMGVVYKAEDTQLRRLVALKFLPAFIQDEIARQRFIQEARAASSLDHPNICTIHEIGQAPDGQLFIVMAFYEGENLKEKLAAGPLPVELAVDITRQIASGLQKAHQAGIIHRDIKPANIMITREGKVKILDFGLSKLARQQQISQIGAALGTPPYMSPEQASGVDLDHRTDVWSLGVVLYEMLVGRVPFKADYDQATIYMIVNQEPSAIRKFRSDVPQYVEDLCLQCLKKDKSSRPQSMDDVLEWLNKEKASESHPGRRKAEHGKSFALALGFLFIFIVIVIGWHIFFHVSQPETTSPKGWRVAVLPFQEQADQQKTDKPLLIQSLIVGELLGVEELRIIDPLSLNGLIESSIGGFEPAQEQLLYRALRKIDVSFLIHGSLNKTGSSYFMQSRIIDLSTAEIIFSNSIVLANDKDLFPAVKTLSQKMLYGFQIKVLTCNKEKDLRPWLKYGSQNYQAVQSFIQANQYNYRREDNLAEESLRHAIELDSSFISPRIWLISKLVERGERQEASHHYSRLLALQPYAGPFEQVMIQWAGACLADDMALQERYLTIALDYFPQNNVLLYSLARVRYILADYQGSLEASNEMINMKWQYSSAFYLSAANYYQLGMNTEAEKMLRQALSIRPVEPHVFSLMARVCIEKGETTEAEEYENRYLSSVRERKIPLARLYADLALQNYDLQRYDSAVKYYRLAIKNDRERAEYHKGLADALYCKGSTGAAIDEYLNTLRLDSNSVDSHYKLGQIFDQEEKIQQAVFHYLHYLKYDSSGAHAAAVRKRLSLLQP